A window from Akkermansia muciniphila encodes these proteins:
- the bla gene encoding class A beta-lactamase codes for MTLTGSFLRSCMVCSCVLSLGVMPALAAAPAGDSATVQKLAHSLEARVGMAAVMLDTGETVSIGDEAAYPMQSVFKFILALSVLKQVDEGKLDLEQIIHIRPEQLLKDTWSPLRERFPQGGDFSLKELLRVTVQESDNNTCDLLFALIGGTGTVQKDLKEWGISGINVRFTENEMLRNHDLQYVNSSRPSAMNALLRAFDEGKILNKGTQRFLWDIMAGCSTGATRLKGKLPQDYVVAHKTGSGFTTPEGVIAAVNDVGIIVLPNGRKMAVSVFVMDSKDSLPACEKVIASMARWLCTEWQPAAAK; via the coding sequence ATGACTCTTACCGGTTCTTTCCTGCGTAGTTGCATGGTGTGCTCCTGCGTTCTTTCTCTGGGCGTTATGCCCGCGCTGGCCGCGGCTCCCGCGGGTGATTCCGCTACCGTGCAGAAGCTGGCGCATTCCCTGGAAGCCCGCGTGGGCATGGCGGCGGTGATGCTGGACACGGGGGAAACCGTATCCATTGGAGATGAAGCGGCCTATCCCATGCAGAGCGTCTTTAAATTCATCCTTGCCCTGTCTGTGCTGAAGCAGGTGGATGAGGGAAAGCTGGACCTGGAGCAAATCATCCATATACGCCCGGAACAGTTGCTGAAAGACACGTGGAGCCCGTTGCGGGAGCGCTTTCCCCAGGGCGGTGACTTTTCTTTAAAGGAATTGCTGCGCGTGACCGTCCAGGAGAGCGACAACAACACCTGCGACCTTCTGTTTGCCCTCATCGGCGGGACGGGGACGGTGCAGAAAGATTTGAAGGAATGGGGAATCAGCGGCATCAACGTCCGCTTTACGGAAAACGAAATGCTGCGGAACCATGACTTGCAGTATGTCAATTCCAGCCGTCCGTCAGCCATGAATGCCCTGCTGCGCGCGTTTGACGAGGGTAAAATCCTGAACAAGGGCACGCAGCGCTTTCTCTGGGACATAATGGCCGGCTGCTCTACGGGCGCCACGCGCCTGAAAGGGAAGCTGCCGCAGGATTATGTGGTGGCGCATAAGACCGGATCGGGCTTCACCACTCCGGAGGGCGTGATCGCCGCCGTTAATGACGTAGGCATCATCGTTCTTCCCAATGGCCGGAAAATGGCCGTCTCCGTATTCGTCATGGATTCAAAGGATTCCCTCCCCGCCTGCGAGAAGGTGATCGCCTCCATGGCCCGCTGGCTGTGCACGGAGTGGCAGCCTGCCGCCGCCAAGTAG
- a CDS encoding DUF456 domain-containing protein translates to MPPVLSETLVWCVTLLLFGMGLIGTLIPMLPGIIIIAAGCIWQGVMGAGRLEWWGWTVLALLVAGGLVIDKLSGGMGAKKFGSTAAGIWGAIIGAVVGAILFTPIVGLLFMPFLGALLAELIFARKDIMAAFKAGSGAALGMLTGLLLEFTCGLLIIAWFCSCYFLF, encoded by the coding sequence ATGCCTCCCGTCCTTTCGGAAACCCTCGTCTGGTGCGTCACCCTGCTGCTCTTCGGCATGGGGCTGATCGGCACGCTCATTCCCATGCTTCCCGGCATCATCATCATTGCGGCAGGCTGCATCTGGCAGGGCGTGATGGGCGCCGGACGCCTGGAGTGGTGGGGCTGGACCGTGCTGGCGCTGCTGGTGGCGGGAGGCCTGGTCATTGACAAGCTTTCCGGGGGCATGGGGGCCAAAAAGTTCGGCAGCACCGCCGCGGGCATCTGGGGGGCCATCATCGGCGCCGTGGTGGGCGCCATCCTGTTCACCCCCATCGTGGGGCTTCTGTTCATGCCGTTCCTGGGGGCGCTGCTGGCGGAACTCATCTTTGCCAGAAAGGACATCATGGCCGCGTTCAAGGCCGGTTCCGGAGCGGCGCTGGGAATGCTCACCGGGCTGCTGCTGGAATTCACCTGCGGCCTGCTCATCATCGCCTGGTTCTGCTCCTGCTACTTCCTGTTCTGA
- a CDS encoding glycosyl hydrolase family 95 catalytic domain-containing protein, with translation MKHLSFLCLLLGAAPLQASPAPMQVTSTEPARQWTQGYGTGNGRLGILSFGTFPRETIVLNEGSIFAKKNFQMKEGAAQALDKARQLCREGKYRSADQVFRKEILPSGSIAGDYQQGGLLQAEFQGLPSPASFRRTLDMQRGKASTRVQFGTGELVTEILAAPAADCAAYHITCTIPSGCRISLNLQHPDPSARITARPDGWVLEGQGSNGGTRFENRVVILAPGAAISRREKEIILDSAREVLVLSSTSTDYNLRKPEAPLTGSLADKNGRLLKKAEKMGWKKLARETEDYFSRLMLRCQVDLGDSPPEVSAMTTPQRLERVKQGGKDPDLLEQLFQFGRFCTIVHTRPGQLPCGLQGLWNPELRAAWMGCYFLNINSQMNQWPSHATGLGEFQQPYLDFVRSLLPYGEEFARFIRRDGFCFGHYTDCWKHTYFSGNNPEWAASLMNGAWTSAHLVDSYRFTGDRRDLAKSMPILESSARFVMSWFEDDGQGRYLSGPGVSPETGFYAPDGTGPKTLSYVSLGNSHDQLLGREALRNYIYACRELNVRTPTLVKALDFLPKIPQPAIGPDGRVQEWQKPFEEMQKGHRHISHLYGLFPGTEWNVLTTPEYAEAVRKSADFRRKYADMGNNGIRTGWSTAWLINLYATLGDGNAAEDRMYTMLKHYINSNLFDFHPPFQIDGNFGFTSGVAQCLVQSQIMQDGFQVILLAPALADGWKKGSATGLCTRGGLKVDLRWENGRVQATATASRPGKFRFMHRGRKKDLVMKKGQTEKINFPPSTAGTL, from the coding sequence ATGAAACATCTTTCTTTCCTCTGCCTTCTCCTGGGCGCGGCTCCGCTCCAGGCATCTCCCGCTCCCATGCAGGTCACCTCCACCGAACCGGCACGGCAATGGACGCAAGGGTACGGCACGGGCAACGGCAGGCTGGGCATCCTCTCTTTCGGCACGTTTCCCAGGGAGACCATCGTTCTCAATGAAGGAAGCATCTTCGCAAAGAAGAATTTCCAGATGAAGGAAGGCGCCGCGCAGGCGCTGGACAAGGCGCGCCAGCTTTGCCGGGAGGGAAAATACCGGAGCGCGGACCAGGTGTTCCGGAAGGAGATTCTGCCCTCCGGAAGCATTGCGGGAGATTACCAGCAGGGCGGCCTGCTTCAGGCGGAGTTCCAGGGGCTGCCCTCCCCCGCCTCCTTCCGGCGCACGCTGGACATGCAGCGGGGAAAGGCCTCCACCCGCGTTCAATTCGGCACCGGAGAACTGGTCACGGAAATTCTGGCGGCTCCGGCCGCGGACTGCGCCGCCTACCACATTACCTGCACCATTCCGTCCGGGTGCCGCATTTCCCTGAATTTACAGCATCCGGACCCGTCAGCCCGCATTACCGCGCGGCCGGACGGATGGGTGCTGGAGGGACAGGGGAGCAATGGTGGAACACGGTTTGAAAACCGGGTAGTCATTCTGGCGCCCGGCGCCGCCATCTCCCGCCGGGAGAAGGAGATTATTCTGGATTCTGCCCGGGAGGTGCTGGTGCTTTCCTCCACCTCCACGGATTACAACCTGCGGAAACCGGAGGCCCCGCTCACGGGAAGCCTGGCAGACAAGAACGGCCGTCTCCTGAAGAAGGCGGAAAAAATGGGGTGGAAGAAACTTGCCCGGGAAACGGAAGATTATTTTTCCCGCCTCATGCTGCGCTGCCAGGTGGACCTGGGGGACTCCCCGCCGGAGGTTTCCGCCATGACCACCCCCCAAAGGCTGGAACGCGTCAAGCAGGGGGGGAAGGACCCGGACTTGCTGGAACAGCTTTTTCAGTTCGGCCGCTTCTGCACGATTGTCCATACCAGGCCGGGCCAGCTTCCATGCGGGTTGCAGGGACTGTGGAATCCGGAACTGCGGGCGGCGTGGATGGGCTGCTATTTCCTGAACATCAACAGCCAGATGAACCAGTGGCCGTCCCACGCCACCGGGCTGGGTGAATTCCAGCAGCCCTATCTTGATTTCGTCCGGAGCCTGCTTCCCTACGGGGAAGAATTCGCACGCTTCATCCGCCGGGACGGCTTCTGCTTCGGCCATTATACGGACTGCTGGAAGCATACCTATTTTTCAGGCAACAATCCGGAATGGGCGGCCAGCCTCATGAACGGAGCGTGGACCAGCGCCCACCTGGTGGACAGCTACCGCTTCACCGGAGACAGGCGGGACCTTGCAAAGTCAATGCCCATCCTGGAATCCAGTGCGCGCTTCGTCATGTCCTGGTTTGAGGACGACGGTCAGGGCCGCTACCTTTCCGGCCCGGGCGTCTCCCCTGAAACCGGGTTCTACGCGCCGGACGGCACGGGCCCCAAAACGCTTTCCTATGTCTCCCTCGGCAATTCCCATGACCAGCTTCTGGGGCGCGAGGCGCTCCGCAACTACATTTACGCCTGCCGGGAGCTGAATGTCCGTACCCCCACCCTGGTTAAGGCGCTGGACTTTCTTCCGAAGATTCCCCAGCCTGCCATTGGCCCTGACGGCCGCGTGCAGGAGTGGCAGAAGCCTTTTGAGGAAATGCAGAAGGGGCACCGCCATATCAGCCACCTTTACGGCCTGTTTCCCGGCACGGAATGGAACGTGCTCACCACGCCGGAATATGCGGAGGCCGTACGCAAGTCAGCGGATTTCCGGCGCAAATACGCAGACATGGGGAACAACGGCATCCGCACCGGCTGGAGCACCGCCTGGCTCATCAACCTTTACGCAACTCTGGGGGACGGGAACGCCGCGGAGGACCGCATGTACACGATGCTGAAACATTACATCAATTCCAACCTGTTTGACTTTCATCCCCCGTTCCAGATTGACGGCAACTTCGGCTTTACCTCCGGAGTGGCCCAGTGCCTGGTCCAGAGCCAAATCATGCAGGACGGGTTTCAAGTCATCCTTCTGGCTCCGGCCCTGGCGGACGGCTGGAAGAAGGGTTCCGCCACGGGCCTGTGCACCCGGGGCGGGCTGAAGGTGGACCTGCGCTGGGAAAACGGCCGGGTTCAGGCCACCGCTACAGCCAGCCGTCCCGGAAAATTCCGTTTCATGCACCGGGGCCGCAAGAAAGACCTGGTGATGAAAAAGGGCCAGACAGAGAAGATCAATTTTCCTCCTTCCACCGCCGGTACTCTCTAA
- a CDS encoding M20/M25/M40 family metallo-hydrolase, protein MNLSSSLIKCGLLTAAACLSLGSCSKLFPPCGSGEIPETEQTETLLKAHVTHLADTIGERNAYKPGTMERSARYIEKTLADMGYTVTRQAVDIPVSQEFGAVKDRTVYNLIATKKGTSPRSKTLIIGAHYDTKVGMDNWHDHGPARPARTGTPGANDNASGVAALLETARALAATPTLHDVCLVAYANEEPPFYQTPSMGSVVHAKSVARHPGKDRIIGMIALETLGCYSPRVNKKRQSAVAAELAGLPDRCDYVAFMSTNTGRKLARSCAEEFAALSRFPVRSAVFPYYTRGVSWSDDWGYMKEGIPSFAATDTAFLRCDDYHETSDTAEKLDYPQFAEVVQGLSQLVISLANKP, encoded by the coding sequence ATGAATCTCTCCTCCTCCCTGATCAAATGCGGGCTGCTCACCGCCGCGGCCTGCCTTTCCCTGGGCTCCTGCTCCAAGCTCTTTCCACCCTGCGGAAGCGGGGAAATTCCGGAGACGGAGCAGACGGAAACACTCCTGAAAGCGCACGTAACCCATCTGGCGGACACTATCGGAGAGCGCAACGCCTACAAGCCCGGCACTATGGAGCGTTCCGCCCGCTACATTGAAAAAACCCTGGCGGACATGGGCTATACCGTCACGCGCCAGGCCGTGGACATTCCGGTTTCCCAGGAATTCGGCGCCGTGAAGGACAGGACGGTGTACAACCTCATTGCCACCAAAAAGGGAACTTCCCCGCGATCCAAAACGCTCATCATAGGCGCGCATTACGATACCAAGGTGGGCATGGACAACTGGCACGACCACGGTCCCGCCAGACCAGCCCGCACCGGAACGCCGGGAGCCAATGACAATGCTTCCGGCGTGGCCGCCCTGCTGGAAACGGCGCGCGCCCTGGCGGCAACTCCCACCCTGCACGACGTGTGCCTGGTGGCTTATGCCAATGAGGAGCCGCCCTTTTACCAGACGCCCTCCATGGGCAGCGTGGTGCACGCCAAATCCGTCGCCCGCCATCCGGGCAAAGACAGAATCATCGGCATGATTGCCCTGGAAACGCTGGGCTGCTATTCCCCGCGGGTGAACAAAAAACGCCAGTCAGCCGTGGCTGCCGAATTAGCCGGGCTGCCGGACCGCTGCGACTACGTGGCCTTCATGTCCACCAACACGGGCCGCAAGCTGGCCCGTTCCTGCGCGGAGGAATTTGCCGCTTTGAGCCGCTTTCCGGTACGTTCCGCCGTATTCCCGTATTACACCCGCGGCGTTTCCTGGTCAGATGACTGGGGATACATGAAGGAGGGCATTCCCTCCTTTGCCGCCACGGACACGGCCTTCCTCCGCTGCGATGACTACCATGAAACCAGCGACACGGCTGAAAAGCTGGATTATCCCCAGTTTGCGGAAGTCGTGCAGGGCCTTTCCCAACTCGTCATCTCACTCGCCAATAAACCATGA
- a CDS encoding alpha/beta hydrolase, with protein MSMKLAFLLPALFLAFPHGDAGAAPFEPSVLEALQPPAGHGTFHSGWISLGLKAADLEEKQVSPGHITDVGEAQMRLYFPAGWKPQDRRAALCVFPGGGYAIQAIEKEGGHIARWAAEHGMVGVVVKYRVSGSNDAVGRFPGPLLDARQALRVTRRHASALGVDPHRIGVMGFSAGGHLAAMASTLWNRPLPEEAENPLKSVSARPDFSMLIYPVVTMEPQTTHGGTRSRILGPAHGADLAELCSTERQVTAQTPPVFLVHALDDGVASANSRLMEQACREKGVPASLHFYPSGGHGYGMEKRGQPTDKWPEAAEEWLSERGILSSRCAPCGNAPSGPGAAPGTRRE; from the coding sequence ATGAGCATGAAGCTTGCCTTCCTCCTTCCCGCCCTTTTCCTTGCCTTCCCTCACGGCGATGCCGGAGCCGCGCCATTTGAACCGTCCGTGCTGGAGGCCCTCCAGCCGCCCGCGGGACACGGAACCTTTCATTCCGGGTGGATTTCCCTGGGGCTCAAGGCGGCGGACCTGGAGGAAAAACAAGTATCCCCCGGACATATTACGGACGTGGGGGAAGCGCAGATGCGGCTCTACTTTCCCGCCGGATGGAAGCCGCAGGACAGGCGCGCGGCCCTGTGCGTTTTTCCGGGCGGGGGCTATGCCATCCAGGCCATTGAAAAGGAAGGCGGCCATATCGCCCGCTGGGCGGCGGAGCACGGCATGGTGGGCGTCGTCGTGAAGTACCGCGTTTCCGGGAGCAATGATGCCGTCGGCAGGTTTCCCGGCCCGCTGCTGGACGCCCGGCAGGCTCTGCGCGTAACGCGCCGGCATGCCTCCGCTCTGGGGGTTGACCCGCACCGCATCGGCGTCATGGGCTTTTCCGCAGGGGGCCATCTGGCAGCCATGGCCTCCACGCTCTGGAACCGCCCCCTGCCGGAAGAAGCGGAAAACCCGCTGAAAAGCGTTTCCGCCCGGCCGGATTTCTCCATGCTCATCTATCCCGTCGTCACCATGGAGCCACAAACCACCCACGGGGGCACCCGCAGCAGGATTCTGGGGCCAGCCCACGGTGCGGACCTGGCGGAGCTGTGTTCCACGGAACGGCAGGTGACGGCGCAGACGCCGCCCGTGTTCCTCGTCCATGCGCTGGACGACGGCGTAGCCAGCGCCAACAGCAGGCTGATGGAACAGGCCTGCCGGGAAAAGGGCGTTCCCGCCAGCCTGCATTTTTATCCTTCCGGAGGGCATGGGTACGGCATGGAGAAGCGCGGGCAGCCCACGGACAAATGGCCGGAGGCCGCGGAGGAATGGCTCTCTGAACGGGGAATTCTCTCCTCCCGGTGCGCCCCGTGCGGGAATGCGCCCTCCGGCCCGGGCGCCGCACCCGGAACACGGCGGGAATGA
- the ileS gene encoding isoleucine--tRNA ligase codes for MSAPEKNYKDTILLPETGFPMRGDLTKNEPVRLKKWEDTGLYERILSRRIDQGAPRFLLHDGPPFANGDVHMGTALNKILKDLVLKSKTMAGYAAPYVPGWDCHGLPIEFKVVQKARDLDAAEIRRRCAEFAKGFIDIQRTSFRRLGVFGDWEHPYLTMKPAYEANILRVFAKLVEDGAVYQSRKPVQWSYGAYTALAEAEIDYKEKVSPSVFVRFPLLDNPLGLKASMVIWTTTPWTLPANVGIALHPRFTYVAGKFMKDGQTETLIILKDLLDAFAQKTGWALAETIREFKGTELENCEAQHPFLSRTSKIILADFVTTDTGTGAVHIAPGHGSDDYNVGRQYGLPVLSPVDDDGKYTEEVGVPALVGKHVFDANKDVIAMLEKDNNLFGVEEYRHQYPHCWRSKTPIIFRAVEQFFISMDKLRPQALEEIDKVQWLPAWGRNRIYGTVEARPDWCISRQRTWGVPLPVFFDENGKAVLDAAVVRKIADMVEAHGSNIWFELSDEDLCERLGLPKTWKKGKDTLDVWIDSGCSHMAVMDARPGLDAPADLYLEATDQHRGWFQSSLMLSVAWRGKAPYKAVMTHGFVVDKDTGKKTSKSDAKSGKPIDAAYYYDKYGADIVRLWAASVDWQNEVPFGEDLFKQVTEPYRRLRNTLRILLGNISGFDFATQAVAPEHMPILDRWILERLNAVIRETLKAYEAYDFRKAFSVINQFCSSDLSALYVDTTKDRLYCDAVTSVRRRATQTAMTIVFRALCRLLAPILAFTADEAWEYAGYEGSVHEQDFPAPMPEYDTQEASSAISRLQEIKSVIQVAIEEQVKAKAFSKNNEASISLTVPANESEDVVALLEDRAFATEFFIIADLDVKSGPELAATAAKTEHAMCPRCRRYEPVEDGCEVCGRCAEVLS; via the coding sequence ATGAGTGCGCCCGAAAAGAATTATAAAGACACCATCCTGTTGCCGGAGACCGGCTTCCCCATGAGGGGGGATCTGACAAAAAACGAACCCGTACGCCTGAAAAAGTGGGAAGACACCGGACTGTACGAACGAATTTTGTCCCGCAGGATTGACCAGGGCGCACCCCGGTTCCTGCTTCATGACGGCCCCCCCTTCGCCAACGGCGACGTGCACATGGGCACGGCCCTGAACAAGATTCTCAAGGACCTGGTCCTGAAGTCCAAGACCATGGCCGGTTACGCCGCGCCCTACGTTCCCGGCTGGGACTGCCACGGCCTCCCCATCGAATTCAAGGTGGTGCAGAAGGCCCGTGACCTGGATGCGGCTGAAATCCGCCGCCGCTGCGCGGAATTCGCCAAGGGCTTTATTGACATTCAACGGACTTCCTTCCGCCGCCTGGGCGTTTTCGGTGACTGGGAGCATCCCTACCTGACGATGAAGCCGGCGTATGAAGCCAACATCCTGCGCGTGTTCGCCAAGCTGGTGGAAGACGGCGCGGTTTACCAGAGCCGCAAGCCCGTGCAGTGGTCCTACGGGGCCTACACCGCGCTGGCGGAAGCGGAGATTGATTACAAGGAGAAGGTCAGCCCCTCTGTGTTCGTGCGCTTCCCGCTGCTGGACAACCCGCTGGGACTGAAAGCCTCCATGGTGATCTGGACCACTACCCCGTGGACGCTGCCCGCCAATGTGGGCATTGCCCTCCATCCGCGCTTTACGTACGTGGCCGGCAAGTTCATGAAGGACGGCCAGACGGAAACCCTCATCATCCTGAAGGACCTGCTGGACGCCTTCGCGCAGAAGACGGGCTGGGCCCTGGCGGAAACCATCCGCGAGTTCAAGGGCACCGAACTGGAAAACTGCGAAGCGCAGCACCCCTTCCTCTCCCGCACGTCAAAAATCATTCTGGCGGACTTCGTGACCACGGACACCGGCACGGGGGCCGTCCACATCGCGCCCGGCCATGGCTCGGACGACTATAACGTGGGGCGCCAGTACGGCCTGCCCGTTCTCTCCCCCGTGGATGACGACGGCAAGTACACGGAAGAAGTGGGCGTTCCGGCCCTTGTAGGCAAGCACGTGTTTGACGCCAACAAGGATGTCATCGCCATGCTGGAGAAGGATAACAACCTCTTTGGCGTGGAGGAATACCGCCACCAGTATCCGCACTGCTGGCGTTCCAAGACGCCCATCATTTTCCGCGCCGTGGAACAGTTCTTCATCTCCATGGACAAGCTGCGTCCGCAGGCCCTGGAAGAGATCGACAAGGTGCAGTGGCTCCCCGCCTGGGGCCGCAACCGCATTTACGGCACCGTGGAGGCGCGCCCGGACTGGTGCATCTCCCGCCAGCGCACCTGGGGCGTGCCCCTGCCCGTCTTCTTTGATGAAAACGGGAAGGCCGTTCTGGACGCCGCCGTGGTCCGCAAGATCGCGGACATGGTGGAGGCCCACGGCTCCAACATCTGGTTTGAACTTTCCGATGAAGACCTGTGCGAACGCCTCGGCCTGCCGAAGACCTGGAAGAAGGGCAAGGATACGCTGGACGTCTGGATCGATTCCGGCTGCTCCCACATGGCCGTCATGGATGCCCGCCCCGGCCTGGACGCCCCGGCGGACCTGTACCTGGAAGCCACGGACCAGCACCGCGGCTGGTTCCAGAGTTCCCTGATGCTCTCCGTCGCCTGGCGCGGCAAGGCCCCGTACAAGGCCGTGATGACCCACGGCTTCGTGGTGGACAAGGACACCGGGAAAAAGACCTCCAAGTCGGACGCCAAGAGCGGCAAGCCCATTGACGCCGCCTATTATTATGACAAGTACGGCGCGGACATCGTGCGCCTGTGGGCCGCCTCCGTGGACTGGCAGAATGAAGTCCCCTTCGGGGAAGACCTCTTCAAGCAGGTCACGGAACCCTACCGCCGCCTGCGCAACACCCTGCGCATCCTGCTGGGCAACATCAGCGGATTTGACTTCGCCACGCAGGCGGTCGCCCCGGAACACATGCCCATCCTGGACCGCTGGATTCTGGAACGCCTGAACGCCGTCATCCGGGAAACCCTGAAGGCGTATGAAGCTTACGACTTCCGCAAGGCGTTCAGCGTCATCAACCAGTTCTGCTCCAGCGACCTTTCCGCCCTGTACGTGGACACCACCAAGGACCGCCTGTACTGTGACGCCGTCACCTCCGTGCGCCGCCGCGCCACGCAGACGGCCATGACCATCGTCTTCCGGGCGCTGTGCCGCCTGCTGGCCCCCATCCTGGCCTTCACGGCGGATGAAGCCTGGGAATACGCCGGGTATGAAGGCAGCGTGCATGAACAGGACTTCCCCGCCCCGATGCCGGAATACGACACGCAGGAGGCTTCCTCCGCCATCTCCCGCCTTCAGGAAATCAAGTCCGTCATCCAGGTAGCCATTGAAGAACAGGTGAAGGCCAAGGCATTCTCCAAGAACAACGAGGCTTCCATCTCCCTCACCGTCCCGGCCAACGAAAGCGAGGACGTGGTGGCGCTGCTGGAAGACCGGGCCTTTGCCACGGAGTTCTTCATCATTGCAGACCTGGACGTGAAGAGCGGACCGGAACTGGCGGCAACCGCCGCCAAAACGGAACACGCCATGTGCCCGCGCTGCCGCCGGTATGAACCTGTGGAAGACGGCTGCGAGGTGTGCGGACGCTGCGCGGAAGTCCTCTCCTGA
- a CDS encoding signal peptidase II, with amino-acid sequence MDTQTEKEPAPHKKTLPGWLWWSLLGLGLYALDQASKLWIIHRFPLNYLNEKAQKYAYLPDFPGFHHVNADGTLDFATNARVPAADLAQFPDLNPHTVDALNKLRELEPISFLDGTVNITRVHNTGVAFGMGNGTVWSSYLFLAIPVLAIVALIVLYRKNFFHTVWLKLAYVLLLAGVAGNLTDRLMQGFLIPYEQTHGFFTKLMNGYVVDFIDVTIPVFNYRWPAFNVADSCIFVAAIIFFIASIFSARKKEEKPS; translated from the coding sequence ATGGACACCCAGACGGAAAAGGAACCCGCCCCCCATAAGAAAACGCTTCCCGGCTGGCTCTGGTGGAGCCTGCTGGGGCTGGGGCTTTATGCCCTGGACCAGGCCAGCAAGCTGTGGATCATCCACCGCTTCCCGCTGAACTACCTGAACGAAAAAGCCCAGAAGTACGCGTACCTGCCTGACTTCCCGGGCTTCCACCATGTCAACGCGGACGGAACGCTTGACTTCGCCACGAACGCGCGCGTTCCGGCGGCGGACCTGGCGCAGTTCCCGGACCTGAACCCGCACACGGTGGACGCCCTGAACAAGCTGAGGGAGCTGGAACCCATCTCCTTCCTGGACGGAACGGTGAACATCACCCGCGTGCACAACACGGGCGTGGCCTTCGGCATGGGGAACGGAACGGTGTGGTCCAGCTACCTGTTCCTGGCCATTCCCGTGCTCGCCATCGTGGCCCTGATCGTGCTCTACCGGAAAAACTTCTTCCATACGGTATGGCTCAAGCTGGCTTACGTGCTGCTGCTGGCCGGGGTGGCGGGCAACCTGACGGACCGCCTCATGCAGGGCTTCCTGATTCCCTACGAACAGACGCACGGCTTTTTCACGAAGCTCATGAACGGCTACGTGGTGGACTTCATTGACGTAACCATCCCCGTCTTCAATTACCGCTGGCCCGCCTTCAACGTGGCGGACTCCTGCATCTTCGTGGCGGCGATCATCTTCTTCATCGCCAGCATCTTCTCCGCCAGAAAAAAAGAGGAAAAACCATCCTGA
- a CDS encoding DUF1573 domain-containing protein, whose protein sequence is MTIRTAILSGLLLCGGIASGKDELSFKETVVPVKVAPDQDSITASFPFTNTSTAPVTISKIHVSCDCTTAGAKDDKLTYAPGESGVISAVMKTGNFSGTVDKDMTVHANGSAYKLVIRAQIPDIIRMEPRKLEWTRGEAPSSKTIKITISRELPVNLTTVDLTGDAFNYEPVTVKKGREYKIIVTPKSTDKPAFNTIWVRTDSTVPRYKRQMGFLTIKED, encoded by the coding sequence ATGACCATCCGGACCGCCATTCTGTCAGGGCTGCTGTTGTGCGGGGGCATTGCCTCCGGCAAGGATGAACTGTCCTTCAAGGAAACGGTGGTTCCGGTGAAAGTGGCTCCGGACCAGGACAGCATCACGGCCTCCTTCCCCTTCACCAACACCTCCACCGCTCCCGTCACGATCAGCAAAATCCACGTCTCCTGCGACTGCACGACCGCCGGGGCGAAGGATGACAAGCTGACGTACGCCCCGGGGGAATCAGGCGTCATCAGCGCCGTGATGAAGACCGGCAATTTTTCCGGCACGGTGGACAAGGACATGACGGTGCACGCCAACGGCTCCGCGTACAAGCTGGTGATACGGGCGCAAATCCCGGACATCATCCGCATGGAGCCCCGCAAGCTGGAATGGACCAGGGGGGAGGCCCCCTCCTCCAAGACCATTAAGATCACCATCTCCAGGGAACTGCCCGTCAACCTGACCACGGTGGACCTGACCGGGGACGCCTTCAACTATGAACCCGTCACCGTCAAAAAAGGCAGGGAATACAAGATCATCGTGACGCCCAAGTCTACGGACAAGCCCGCCTTCAACACCATCTGGGTGCGCACGGATTCCACCGTGCCGCGCTACAAGCGCCAGATGGGGTTCCTGACCATCAAGGAAGACTGA
- a CDS encoding rhodanese-like domain-containing protein, with the protein MRDALSTALKLLLAVFLLAVGIAALDLRVFQPFRTPPCNPETLEEGHICLSQVMKEWPGKVIWIDARKQDDFERHTVTQAPVYPVRPADANYQELLANAMEALMTAEDRGCCIVIFCSRDCTSSAAVANELKKPEYGIRAPIFILEGGWDELRKEPSLVP; encoded by the coding sequence ATGAGAGACGCCCTTTCCACCGCCCTGAAGCTCCTGCTGGCCGTATTCCTGCTGGCGGTGGGCATTGCCGCGCTGGACCTGCGCGTCTTTCAGCCGTTCCGCACGCCGCCCTGCAACCCGGAGACGCTGGAGGAAGGGCACATATGCCTGTCCCAGGTGATGAAGGAATGGCCGGGAAAGGTCATCTGGATAGACGCCAGAAAGCAGGACGACTTTGAACGCCACACCGTAACGCAGGCCCCCGTTTACCCCGTGCGCCCAGCGGACGCCAATTACCAGGAGCTTCTGGCGAACGCCATGGAAGCCCTGATGACGGCGGAAGACAGGGGCTGCTGCATCGTTATTTTTTGCAGCAGGGACTGCACTTCCAGCGCAGCCGTAGCCAATGAACTGAAAAAGCCGGAATACGGCATACGCGCGCCCATCTTCATCCTGGAAGGCGGGTGGGACGAACTGCGCAAAGAACCCTCACTCGTACCATAA